In Chloroherpetonaceae bacterium, the sequence GCATGCAAAAGGTGGGTTGCGGTGTGGTTTCGCATTGTGGCGGCGCGCTTTACGCCATCTACGGTTGCGAGAACCTCTTTTGCAAGGCTGGAGACTGTGAAATCATGAATGACGACATCGCGGCCGGTTTCTTTATCTTCCAATCGCGCGGCGATGTGAAGAATTTGATCGCCATCTTTTTGCGTATCGCGAATAAAGATGCGGTATTGTGCAGTTTCAAATATGCCGCTATCGCCCGCCTGTCCGCCACTTTCAGCATAAAACGGTGTTTTATCCAAAATAAAGAAAAGCTCCTCACCCACTTTTTTAACGCGGCGGATTTTGGCATTTTCCTGCAAACTTGAATACCCTTTGAAAGCCGATTCCTTTCCGGTGCTGAACTTCACCCACGCGCCTTCGGCTGCTTCGGGCATAGCCATTTTCTTTTTGCGGTCTTTGCGCGCGCGATCTTTCTGCGCTTGCATATTGGCCTCGAAGCCGTCTTCATCGACCGAGAGACCGATTTCAGAAGCCATCAACCGCGTGAGATCAAGCGGAAAACCGAATGTGTCGTAAAGTTTAAAGGCGTCTTCACCTGAAATTTGTGACTTCCCTTCTGCTTTGGCTTGCGTGGAGATTTCACCAAAGATTTCAATCCCTCGGTCAAGCGTCACCAAAAAGTTTTCTTCTTCCGATTGAATGACCTTTTCAATGAGCGCTTGTTTTTCTTCAAGTTCGGGAAAAACTTCGCCCATTGCACCTACAAGTGCAGGCACAATTTTATAAATCATCGCTTCTTTTTGGCCGAGAACCCGCGCATAACGAACAGCGCGGCGCAGGATTCGGCGCAGGACATAGCCGCGGCCTTCGTTACTTGGTGTGGCGCCATCGGCAATGGCAAAAGATAGTGTACGAATATGATCGGCAATGACACGAATGGCAATGTCGGTTTCGTCTTCCAACTTCGCTGTGTATGGCCTCCCGGTGAGTTTGGAGATTTCGGAAATGAGCGGTGTAAAGACATCGCTATCGTAATTCGAAGTTTTGCCTTGCAAGACCGCAGCCACACGCTCGAAGCCCATTCCGGTATCGACATGTTTTGAGGGCAACGGCTCAAGTTCGCCTTTTGAATTGCGATTGTATTGGATAAAGACCAAGTTCCAGATTTCAATCACGCGGGCATCTCCTTTATTGACAAGGGCTGCACCGGATTTATCGGGCGTAAGGTCAATATGAATTTCGGTACACGGGCCACAAGGTCCGGTTTCACCCATTTCCCAGAAGTTATCTTTTGCACCGTGGCGTTGAATATGGGAGGGATCGATGTCGGTAAAATTTTTCCAAATGTCGAAGGCTTCGTCATCATCGGTATAAACTGTCGCATAAAGCCTGTCTTTTGGCAGTTCCCAAACATTGGTGAGCAATTCCCACGCCCAGCCAATGGCTTCTTCTTTGTAGTAATCGCCAAATGACCAATTCCCAAGCATTTCAAAAAAAGTGTGGTGGTACGTATCGCGGCCGACATCTTCAAGGTCGTTGTGTTTACCTGAAGCGCGAATGCACTTTTGCGTATCCGCAGCGCGTTTGTACGGCCGCTTTCCTGTTCCCAAAAACACATCCTTAAATTGATTCATCCCTGCATTCGTGAAGAGCAGTGTTGGGTCTTCAGCCGGAATGACGGGTGCGGAGCGAACGATTTCGTGTTGTTTGGAGCGGAAAAAGTCGAGAAATGTTTGGCGAATGTCTTTGGCCGTTGGCGCTGGTTTCATTGAGACAGAGATTCCTTTCGTTAAATCTGAAATTGTTTGTTAGAATGGTTTGAAATGCGATTAACCGTAAAGTTACGCACGGCGAAGCGATTGGAAAAGTTCAACCCAAATTCATTCTTTATTAGGATAAGATGCAACCAAGTACTTTTTGAACTGATTTACATTTCAATTCTTCTTTATTCATTCCCTGCTTTCATACTATCTTTGCGCTTTATTTTCATAAAATAGTTTTTTGTTTGAATGGGTCTTGTCTTTGACATTCTTGGGAATTTGGCATTTTTGCTGATTGCCTTTTCATACCTTGTTCGCGATATTTTCCGGCTTCGAGTCTTGTCTATTATTGCAAGCGCGGGAGGTGTTGCATTTAATTATTTTGCGCCACAAGAGCCCCTTTGGATTGTGATTAATTGGAATTTGGTTTTTATCTCGGTGAATGCCTATCAGATTTATGTCATCATTCGGGAGCGGAAGGAAGTCAAATTCACGGTCGAGGAAAAGGAAATCTATGAACGTGTATTCCGGAATCTGACACCGGTTGAGTTTATGCGGCTTTTAAAAGTCAGTGAATGGCAAACCCTCAAACAAGGCACGATCATCATTGAACGCGGAAAAAAAGTGGTTTATGTGGGGATTATTTATGACGGGAAATTATCGATTTTGGTTGATGATAAGGTCGTCGCTCAATTAGGAAAAGGCAGTTTCATTGGTGAAATGAGTTTTATTACCGGCAATATGGCTTCCGCGACAGTTGTTGTAGAAGAAGATTCGCATTGCCTTTTGTGGAAGCAAGAAACGCTTCATAATTTGCTTGATCATGATCAAACCTTGAAGAATGGGGTTCAAACTGCCTTCGGCGCCGATCTTTCCAAAAAGTTGACAAAAAAATAGACCATAACGCTATTAACAGACAATTACTTTTTTTCGAAGCAAGAATTCGGTGTTTGAGATAAGACCCTCATTCCTTAGATTCGTTAATATATGAATCACTCAAAGAATTGAATGCTACCTGCAACATTAAAAATATTCCTACTTTTTATCTTTATTTTCTGTACGACCGCAAGAGGGCATGCCGAGAATGAGTCTTCCCTTACCATCGAAAAAATTTCATTTCTCATTAAAAAGGCAGAAGAAAACGAGCTTTATGGAAACTACAAACTTTCAGATAGCTTAGCCAAAGAAGCGTTGGTACTTTCCGAGAAAATGGGATATCGACAAGGTGTTGCGCGCGCGCTCCATCATATCGGACTCATTGCATC encodes:
- the alaS gene encoding alanine--tRNA ligase gives rise to the protein MKPAPTAKDIRQTFLDFFRSKQHEIVRSAPVIPAEDPTLLFTNAGMNQFKDVFLGTGKRPYKRAADTQKCIRASGKHNDLEDVGRDTYHHTFFEMLGNWSFGDYYKEEAIGWAWELLTNVWELPKDRLYATVYTDDDEAFDIWKNFTDIDPSHIQRHGAKDNFWEMGETGPCGPCTEIHIDLTPDKSGAALVNKGDARVIEIWNLVFIQYNRNSKGELEPLPSKHVDTGMGFERVAAVLQGKTSNYDSDVFTPLISEISKLTGRPYTAKLEDETDIAIRVIADHIRTLSFAIADGATPSNEGRGYVLRRILRRAVRYARVLGQKEAMIYKIVPALVGAMGEVFPELEEKQALIEKVIQSEEENFLVTLDRGIEIFGEISTQAKAEGKSQISGEDAFKLYDTFGFPLDLTRLMASEIGLSVDEDGFEANMQAQKDRARKDRKKKMAMPEAAEGAWVKFSTGKESAFKGYSSLQENAKIRRVKKVGEELFFILDKTPFYAESGGQAGDSGIFETAQYRIFIRDTQKDGDQILHIAARLEDKETGRDVVIHDFTVSSLAKEVLATVDGVKRAATMRNHTATHLLHAALRAVLGEHVQQKGSLVNEERLRFDFSHFEKVTEEELQKIEELVNAEIRKAKVVEQHNDVAFEEAKAMGALAFFGDKYGEKVRVVEVPGFSIEFCGGTHLENIGEIGLFKIVSESSIASGIRRIEAITGKASEDLLRKSTQQLSSIKQSLGVQSEDDVLEKVRKILDEKKSLEKALEKARLDAAMHTLDAFVEQAEVIGNAKIVAQEVQAGGEELRQLGEALRSKLKTGVALLYSIQEEKVSLVASVSDDLKSKVQAGKLVGEVAKLLQGGGGGRPELATAGGKDASKLPEALARYKELVKAQLN
- a CDS encoding cyclic nucleotide-binding domain-containing protein — translated: MGLVFDILGNLAFLLIAFSYLVRDIFRLRVLSIIASAGGVAFNYFAPQEPLWIVINWNLVFISVNAYQIYVIIRERKEVKFTVEEKEIYERVFRNLTPVEFMRLLKVSEWQTLKQGTIIIERGKKVVYVGIIYDGKLSILVDDKVVAQLGKGSFIGEMSFITGNMASATVVVEEDSHCLLWKQETLHNLLDHDQTLKNGVQTAFGADLSKKLTKK